The sequence GCAaaacatatttataattaaataagcataattataagCATTAAACATTAAAGGAAAACACAGAAACGGTGGTAATTCATAAATTAGAAACTGCAGGACATACAATTTATCATGAATTCGCAAGGTTATGAATAcgaaataataatatactaatactaatactaattggtGTAATTAGTAATTACTATGAATGATTCGAAAAAAGACAGTAATTTTACTATAAAGTACAGCTCTTAGCTAGCAGCTAGTCCGAAACTGACACCAAAAAATTTGGGCTAAATCAATTTCTTCGATTGAAAACACAATAATAATCAATCGATTTAAAAACTTAAAGCAAAATGAAGCCATAACATATAAAAATCTATTTAATTCCATAATCAACAAATACTGAAAGATGAATTACATTACATGAACATAAAATGATATCACATAAGTTGAGTTTCATGAAAATTAATTAACGCAATCGTGTTCAGAAACATACATGTTATAaatcgatcgagtgtatatatggatttaattatatatgaactatatatataaaacaaacgtAGTATACATACCTTTTCTGAGTGTTGATTATTGTATGTGCTATCTTGTTGGAAGGCATGAACGGTATCGTAACCTGCAGCCTGTTGTTTGTGATGACGACATTCTCCGGTGGAGGTGACGGTAGGATTAATTTTCGTTTGGCACCTTATGCTCTTGCCAAACAGTCTGATGCCGGTAGCTTCCATCAATTGTAAAATTTATGATCACAGGTGGTTGCCGACCGGTAATATATTAGATTCAAATGTGAAAGTACAAATAAAGTGTAAAAAGGTGCAAGTAGCGAGTGTTGTTGGCAGATGGTAGCAGTATGGAAGGACCAGGGCCTCTCTTTTATAAGCAAGTAAATAAAACTAAACAATTACGgagtacaaatattattattaattaattaattgattaattaattaattaattattaattaaaattaaattaaattaaattaaaatacccgctaacaacaaccaaaaagttGGTCGTTTCATTCCCAACCATTTGTGTTTTGGCCCAGGAAGGCTTTTGTCATATAGCCAATAATTTAGGCTAAAATTTGTAACCTTTTTTCCATGTAAATGTTATAATTTGAGGGACTAAACTTTACCTCTacaatttattataataataactaaataaacTCACCCAAATTTTTTTAACGGGATTTATCTTTTTTCCCGTCGCGAGTTAGGTTTCTCCGTCACCATCGTTCAACTCGgaataattttactaaaaaacgCAACTAATTATTTTCAAAACGGAGCTTTTTTATTTTGGATAAATTATACttcgtatgtgtatatatatataattttatcaaatGGATGACTAGAGTAAGTAGTAAGTTCATGAGTTTGTAAGGGAAAATACTTGGGTTCGAGTACTCCTAAAATTTTCTTTCTTTTTACGTAGTCATTTTGTACATAAATATCGTCAGATACTAAAAACGAGTATCAAACAACGTATATCTAAATGAAACCGCTGCAACGCGCGGTCCAAACTTTCTCTAGTTGACACTACTCGCAATTAGATTACATTACATAAATTAAGAAAACATATATAACAATTAATTATATAGTTTTGGTTTTTTGTGCCAaaaaataatatttaattaatattaatatatgcggAGTATACAGTAAACttttattttaattagtttttattataaatcattttttttttttttttttttttttttgaaaaccaaGCGAAATTTTATAGATTAATAAGATAGTACAATGTTCGGATGAATATCATCCATAAGCACACGAAGATGATTACACACTACAAAGGTTTGCAAAGATAGCAAACCCGAAAAAAAGAATTAAATTGTAAGATACACACTCGGGTTGTTTAACCAATCGAACCAATCTAGTTTCTTTCCTTTCGATCTATGCGATATCCATTCGAAGGATTTGGATTGTATTTCATTTAGAGCAATCGGAGTATTCCACATTTTACCGTGGAAAACCCTATTATTACGATTTTTCCAAATGAAATAAACACAAACCCATTCGACGGCTTGCCAAATTAGCCTTCCGAGGTTTGACATTTGGGATGGAGCAATACCACGTAGAATTTCGTTAGTACTAAGGTTTGAGAAATTGCCCAAACCCCACCACTTAAAAATACGGTTCCACACGTCCAAGGAGTGTTTGCAAAAGATTAATGCGTGATCAATGGTCTCTAAATCGTCATCACAAAGAGGGCATCTAACGCTATGAAGGTCAATGCCCCGTTTGTCGAGTTCGAGTTTGACGAGAATGCGTTTTTTGATAACTCTCCATGTGAAAATTTCCAACTTTTTTGGTACCAAGTTGTTTCGGATTGTTTCATAATTATTGGTTCCAATTGCTAGAAGGGACTCGTCTATGATGCTTGATAATATTTTCACAGTAAATCGCTCATTTCCAGACATGATCCACAACCATTTATCTTTGGTTTCGCTGCTCAGACTTGTACCTGACAACAATTCAGTTAATGAATCAAGTTTACCCATGGTTCTGCCGCAAGGAGTTCTTATCCAGTTCCAGTTGTACGTCATAGTTGCGTTGCAAATCTGAAGTCGATCGCTAACCATAGCATTCTGCACACATTCCAGCATATATAATCTTGGGTACTTGTCGCAAAGTTTGCTGCTTCCAATCCACACTTCTTTCCAAAAAGCTGTTGAAGATCCATCGCCCAATGTTTTCACGAAAGAATTGCTAAAGGGAATATTCATCTCATCAATTTCCTTTCCTGCCAAAATAATGTTAGTCCAAGTGCCAAGAGATGAGGAGTGAGGTGAGTCACTTCTCATCAACAAGCCACCACACGAGCCATGAATACTACGGATGATTTTGACCCAAAGTGAGTTGGTTtcagttttgaacctccaccaccacttttcAAGTAACGCAAGATTTTTACTTTTAAGAGAACCAATATTTAACCCCCCCCCTTTCCCATAAGAAGTAATAACGTTATCCCATTTGACCCAATTAATTTTTGAACCCGAATCCCCCCGCCCCAAAAAAAGGAGCGTCTTACACTCTCAAGGATTTTTAGCACGCTAGGCGGGGCACGAAAGAGATAGAAGTAATACAATGGAAGACTAGTAAGAACCGATTTAATAAGAACCACCCGTCCACCAAATGACATCGAGCGCATTCTCCACTTCGATAATCTATTTTTAAACTTTTCTATCACCGCAGTCCAATCTTTTGACCGTTTCATTTTACATCCAATAGGCaacctgaaatgacccgtcctaatccatccggacgaagtccatatcgattataaacgattcacaacagttgattacatcgcgaggtacttgacctctatatgatacattttacaaacattgcattcgtttttaaaagacaaactttcatttacatcgaaagttgacggcatgcataccctttcataatatatccatctataattgacttaataataagcttaatgaactcgacgactcgaatgcaacgtcttttgaaatatgtcatgaatgactccaagtaatgtctctaatatgcgcaaatgcacagcggaagatttctttcatacctgagaataaacatgctttaaagtgtcaagcaaaaggttggtgagttcatgtagtgacccgaactttttcatgttaatatatatattaaatgaaattgttatttacatgattaagtgtttccaacatgttaagcaatcaaacttgttaagacttgattaattgaaataggtttcatatagacaattgaccacccaagttgaccggtgattcacgaacgttaaaacttgtaaaaactatatgatgacatatatatggatatatatatatagttaacatgatattatgataagtaaacatatcattaagtatattaacaatgaactacatatgttaaaacaagactactaacttaatgattttgaaacgagacatatatgtaacgattatcgttgtaacgacatttaatgtatatgtatcatattaagagatattcatacatcataatatcatgataatataataatttaaaatctcatttgatattataaacattgggttaacaacatttaacaagatcgttaacctaaaggtttcaaaacaacacttacatgtaacgactaacgatgacttaacgactcagttaaaatgtatatacatgtagtattttaatatgtattcatacacttttgaaagacttcaatacacttatcaaaata comes from Rutidosis leptorrhynchoides isolate AG116_Rl617_1_P2 chromosome 4, CSIRO_AGI_Rlap_v1, whole genome shotgun sequence and encodes:
- the LOC139840975 gene encoding uncharacterized protein, with translation MRSDSPHSSSLGTWTNIILAGKEIDEMNIPFSNSFVKTLGDGSSTAFWKEVWIGSSKLCDKYPRLYMLECVQNAMVSDRLQICNATMTYNWNWIRTPCGRTMGKLDSLTELLSGTSLSSETKDKWLWIMSGNERFTVKILSSIIDESLLAIGTNNYETIRNNLVPKKLEIFTWRVIKKRILVKLELDKRGIDLHSVRCPLCDDDLETIDHALIFCKHSLDVWNRIFKWWGLGNFSNLSTNEILRGIAPSQMSNLGRLIWQAVEWVCVYFIWKNRNNRVFHGKMWNTPIALNEIQSKSFEWISHRSKGKKLDWFDWLNNPSVYLTI